A genomic segment from Thermostichus lividus PCC 6715 encodes:
- a CDS encoding cyanophycinase — protein sequence MLQLDPISKVAPPSAGRKGLVMAIGGAEDKVRGRQILTTFCQRSGGLDAVIGVIPSASREPDAMGRLYHDIFREIGVRDVEILLVGDRADAENEDLLARMSRCSGIFMSGGDQLRLSALLDETPLVYQLRHQVWEGKSVLGGTSAGAAVMGECMIASGGSNEAPNRSLVDLATGLGFLPDVLVDQHFHNRNRLARLISAISAHPDKLGVGVDEDTCAMFEADGTLRVLGRGSVTIVDPRDVSYTNYAHVDVTEPLSIYNLRLHILSDGDCYNLHTHQVQHKCVLPPLN from the coding sequence ATGTTGCAATTAGACCCGATTTCCAAAGTTGCTCCCCCAAGTGCAGGCCGTAAAGGTTTGGTGATGGCGATCGGTGGTGCGGAGGATAAAGTCCGAGGGCGGCAGATTCTAACCACATTTTGTCAACGCTCCGGCGGGCTGGATGCCGTGATTGGCGTTATTCCCTCGGCCTCCCGGGAACCCGATGCCATGGGGCGGCTGTACCACGATATTTTCCGGGAAATCGGCGTGCGCGATGTAGAAATCCTCCTAGTGGGCGATCGCGCCGATGCTGAAAACGAAGACCTCTTAGCCCGCATGAGCCGCTGTAGTGGCATTTTTATGTCGGGGGGCGATCAGCTGCGGCTGTCGGCTCTCTTGGACGAGACCCCGTTGGTCTATCAACTGCGGCATCAAGTATGGGAGGGCAAATCAGTGCTTGGTGGCACCAGTGCCGGCGCAGCAGTCATGGGGGAATGCATGATTGCCAGCGGCGGCAGCAACGAAGCACCCAATCGATCCCTAGTAGATTTAGCAACCGGCCTTGGCTTTCTCCCCGATGTACTGGTAGATCAGCACTTCCACAACCGCAATCGCCTTGCGCGGCTCATTAGTGCGATTTCCGCCCATCCCGATAAACTGGGCGTTGGCGTGGATGAAGATACCTGTGCCATGTTTGAAGCGGATGGCACACTGCGCGTCCTTGGCCGTGGCTCGGTGACGATTGTTGATCCGCGGGATGTCAGCTACACGAACTATGCCCACGTCGATGTGACAGAGCCGCTGAGTATCTATAACCTGCGTCTGCACATCCTCAGCGATGGCGACTGCTACAA
- a CDS encoding chlorophyll a/b-binding protein, which yields MKSGSIIDDQGKMNNFAIEPKMYVMSEPQSGFTPYAELFNGRLAMIGFVSLLALEVITGHGLIGFLNSL from the coding sequence ATGAAAAGCGGTAGCATCATTGACGATCAAGGCAAAATGAACAACTTTGCCATCGAACCCAAAATGTATGTGATGAGTGAGCCACAGTCTGGCTTTACTCCCTACGCAGAATTGTTCAACGGTCGCTTAGCAATGATTGGCTTTGTCTCGCTGTTGGCTCTAGAAGTCATCACTGGTCATGGCCTCATCGGCTTTTTGAACAGCCTGTAA